A window of Dehalogenimonas sp. WBC-2 genomic DNA:
TATCGGCTATTATATGCTCGGCGTCGGCCAGAGTCAGGTGGTCTATGGTCGGCCTGGGCTCGGTCAGCACCACGTTAATGATGAGCAGGTCGGCCTTATAGGCATCAATCAGATCGTGGAAGTAGCGGGTGTCGGTAATATAGGCTATCGAGCGTCCGTTTGAATGGAAGACCAAGCCGTAGGTTTCCACCGGGTGCTGGTGGCGTAGCGGCGTTTCAAACTTCAAGCCGTCAAGATGGTAGCTGCCGCCCTCATCGAGAATGATTACCTCGTCGAGGAATTTCCGCAGATAGGAGAACATTACCGGTTCTGCTCCGAAGGCGTCGGCGGGAGCGTAGAACCTGCCGCGGACGCGGAAGCCTCCGGCAGTCATGGCCTCAATCATGACATTAACATCGCCGGAATGGTCCAAGTGGCGGTGTGACAACACAATAGCATCAAGTGT
This region includes:
- a CDS encoding metallo-beta-lactamase family protein: MSKADKPQDTITFLGTGGARIMVARQILASGGMWLSLSGKNLLLDPGPGCIVQVNKRKLRPETLDAIVLSHRHLDHSGDVNVMIEAMTAGGFRVRGRFYAPADAFGAEPVMFSYLRKFLDEVIILDEGGSYHLDGLKFETPLRHQHPVETYGLVFHSNGRSIAYITDTRYFHDLIDAYKADLLIINVVLTEPRPTIDHLTLADAEHIIADIKPKVAILTHFGMSVWQAHPWEAAAAMTQRTGVRVIAARDGLVFRLDELDANPGD